A genome region from Plasmodium vivax chromosome 11, whole genome shotgun sequence includes the following:
- a CDS encoding tRNA modifying enzyme, putative (encoded by transcript PVX_114225A; Apicoplast targeted protein. Curated by Stuart Ralph, Walter and Eliza Hall Institute of Medical Research, Australia.), whose amino-acid sequence MNDKLKILTLLCVATTGTYYICVHKRKEIKQLLNSIFVKCKKKKHRRRDSVRRDGMRRDGMRRDGMRRDGMRRDGMRRDGMRRDGMRKKNPSGRKAKSLASLAPMGGESGEDEIVHVNDDTSVISSENDSYFLDAREETPRGGHGLAGGHTNGGSTRREKASSEEEEEETEEAEQAEEEAEESTLTDVEDINNLNERASYNVVQIKAKQRSRGKHLNGLRNGTPQKGVLQKGAPQREDPPSTDNLNECGIILPEKYKIYFKSFGCAHNSSDSEFMMGLLGNYGFQFVKSVEECDICIINSCTVKNPSEESMKTIINYVNKLNKANRRRATGQVGKKGKRGKNGEVRKKGQTDGGEQDPHVDYLTTSSSGISDFEQDNGCGKGDASCCAEAACACAPDKGDSGLGKREAVKEAIGEAAKGAITEEVNGASAKPPRGDIKIIVCGCVPQAEKDMEIFENVSLVGVTNIDKIVDVVENVINGYNVRYLKQAKKMTSLNLPKIRKNKYIEIININNGCLGNCTYCKTKFARGDLASYNIPDIINRIKHVCSEENIKEIWLTSEDTGAYGIDLNTNIVKLLKEILDTISNSDVMIRLGMTNPPYILKHVKDICNLLKHKNMYEFIHIPVQSGSNRVLKNMNREYEIEDFIYLVENLRKDVPNITIATDIICGFPYEMEKDHVETVDLVKKYQFPILNISQFYPRRGTVAYGMKKINTKIVKKRSREVTDAFLSYTNNYKFLEGTTQRVLFTEVSTKSEDLIGHTKQYVKVLLQNRNNENAHLLSHFANCKIVSAHKWHVVAELV is encoded by the coding sequence ATGAacgataaattaaaaattttgactCTGCTGTGCGTCGCCACCACCGGCACGTACtacatatgtgtgcacaAGAGGAAAGAAATTAAGCAGCTACTcaattccatttttgtaaaatgcaaaaagaagaagcacagGCGGAGGGACAGTGTGCGGAGGGACGGTATGCGGAGGGACGGTATGCGGAGGGACGGTATGCGGAGGGACGGTATGCGGAGGGACGGTATGCGGAGGGACGGTATGCGGAGGGACGGTATGCGGAAGAAGAATCCCAGTGGACGTAAGGCGAAGTCTTTGGCTAGCTTAGCACCGATGGGAGGCGAATCCGGAGAAGACGAAATTGTGCACGTGAATGATGACACCTCTGTTATCAGCTCAGAAAATGACTCGTATTTTCTTGACGCGAGGGAAGAGACCCCACGGGGGGGACATGGCCTGGCAGGCGGCCACACCAATGGCGGAAGCACGAGGAGGGAGAAAGCGTCCtccgaagaggaagaagaagaaacggAAGAGGCAGAACAAGCGGAAGAAGAGGCTGAAGAAAGCACCCTGACGGATGTCGAAGATATTAACAACTTGAATGAAAGAGCAAGCTACAACGTTGTGCAGATAAAGGCAAAGCAGCGAAGCAGGGGGAAACACCTGAACGGGCTCCGGAATGgaaccccccaaaagggggtccTTCAAAAGGGAGCCCCCCAAAGGGAAGATCCCCCATCTACGGATAACTTAAACGAGTGCGGAATCATCCTCCCGGAGAagtacaaaatatatttcaagtCCTTCGGGTGCGCACACAACAGCTCAGATTCCGAATTTATGATGGGCCTGCTGGGGAACTACGGATTTCAGTTTGTTAAAAGTGTGGAAGAATGCGACATTTGCATAATTAATAGCTGCACGGTGAAGAATCCAAGTGAGGAAAGTATGAAGACCATTATCAATTACGTGAACAAGCTGAATAAGGCTAACAGGAGGAGGGCGACTGGCCAAGtgggtaaaaaagggaagaggggaaagaatggagaagtgagaaaaaagggacaaacgGATGGGGGTGAACAGGACCCACATGTGGATTATCTCACCACGTCGTCTTCTGGAATCTCCGATTTTGAGCAGGACAACGGGTGCGGGAAGGGGGACGCCAGCTGCTGCGCGGAAGCAGCGTGCGCGTGTGCGCCCGACAAGGGCGATTCGGGTTTgggcaaaagggaagcggtgaaggaaGCGATAGGGGAAGCAGCGAAGGGAGCGATAACGGAAGAGGTCAACGGCGCTTCCGCGAAGCCCCCCCGCGGAGACATCAAAATCATCGTCTGCGGGTGCGTGCCGCAGGCGGAGAAGGACATGGAGATATTCGAAAACGTGTCGCTCGTGGGGGTGACCAACATCGACAAAATCGTGGACGTCGTGGAGAATGTGATTAACGGGTACAACGTGCGCTACCTGAAGcaggccaaaaaaatgacctcGCTAAATCTCccgaaaataagaaaaaacaagTACATAGAAATTATCAATATTAATAATGGGTGTTTGGGAAACTGCACCTACTGCAAGACCAAATTTGCCAGAGGGGACTTGGCTAGCTATAACATACCCGACATTATTAACAGAATAAAACATGTGTGCAgtgaggaaaatataaaagaaatctGGTTGACGTCGGAAGACACAGGGGCGTATGGAATCGATTTAAACACCAACATTGTTAAACTGCTTAAAGAAATTTTGGATACCATTTCCAACAGCGATGTTATGATCCGCCTGGGGATGACCAACCCACCGTACATTCTGAAACACGTCAAAGATATTTGCAATTTGttaaagcataaaaatatgtacgaGTTTATTCACATCCCTGTTCAGAGCGGCAGTAATAgggtgttaaaaaatatgaacagggAATACGAAATTGAAGATTTTATATACTTGGTGGAAAATTTAAGGAAAGATGTTCCAAATATAACCATTGCAACGGATATTATATGCGGATTTCCATACGAAATGGAGAAAGATCACGTGGAAACTGTCGacttggtaaaaaaatatcaatttCCGATACTTAACATTTCCCAGTTTTATCCCCGAAGGGGCACTGTAGCTTATggcatgaaaaaaattaacacaaaaattgtgaaaaaaagatCCAGGGAAGTAACGGACGCGTTTCTCTCCTATACGAACAATTACAAATTTTTGGAAGGAACTACGCAGAGGGTTTTATTCACGGAAGTGTCCACAAAAAGTGAGGACCTTATTGGGCACACGAAACAGTACGTTAAGGTGTTGCTGCAGAACAGGAACAATGAAAATGCCCATTTGTTGAGCCATTTCGCCAACTGCAAAATTGTTTCAGCTCATAAATGGCACGTAGTTGCGGAATTGGTGTGA